In Acidimicrobiales bacterium, one DNA window encodes the following:
- a CDS encoding LLM class F420-dependent oxidoreductase has translation MRRFRVGVQLHPQVEDLDDLRHAARDADALGVDSIWVWDHFFPLYGNPDGPHFEAYTLLAALAADTERARLGALVTCNSYRNPQLLADMARTIDHLSHGRFTLGIGAGWFERDYTEYGYEFGTAIGRLRALERDLPTIRQRLEALTPAPLGPLPILVGGAGEKVTLRIVAQHADAWNAFGPPEAYAHKNEVLDRHCAEVGRDPAAIERTVALQPSEVDDAEAFVAAGATHLIVMVGRPFDLSPVAALLAASGGDRAGAG, from the coding sequence ATGCGTCGCTTCCGTGTCGGGGTCCAGCTCCACCCCCAGGTCGAGGACCTCGACGACCTGCGCCACGCGGCCCGGGACGCCGATGCCCTGGGGGTCGACTCCATCTGGGTGTGGGACCACTTCTTCCCCCTCTACGGCAACCCCGACGGGCCCCACTTCGAGGCCTACACGCTGCTGGCCGCCCTGGCCGCCGACACCGAGCGGGCCCGCCTGGGGGCCCTGGTGACCTGCAACTCGTACCGCAACCCCCAGCTCCTGGCCGACATGGCCCGCACCATCGACCACCTCAGCCACGGCCGCTTCACCCTGGGCATCGGGGCCGGGTGGTTCGAGCGGGACTACACCGAGTACGGCTACGAGTTCGGCACCGCCATCGGCCGCCTCCGGGCCCTGGAGCGCGACCTGCCCACCATCCGCCAGCGGCTGGAGGCGCTCACCCCCGCCCCCCTGGGCCCGCTGCCCATCCTGGTCGGCGGGGCGGGGGAGAAGGTGACCCTGCGCATCGTGGCCCAGCACGCCGACGCGTGGAACGCCTTCGGCCCGCCCGAGGCCTACGCCCACAAGAACGAGGTGCTCGACCGGCACTGCGCCGAGGTGGGCCGGGACCCGGCCGCCATCGAGCGCACCGTCGCCCTCCAGCCCTCGGAGGTGGACGACGCCGAGGCCTTCGTGGCCGCCGGGGCCACCCACCTCATCGTCATGGTGGGCCGGCCCTTCGACCTGAGCCCGGTGGCCGCCCTCCTGGCCGCCTCGGGCGGCGACCGGGCCGGCGCCGGTTAG
- a CDS encoding LCP family protein produces MVPVILFVVGVAHGLVAVATVSAFRGRRVLRPDGRVGRRRGPVRILLGLVGLGVVAALLAVELGWFYANRQFDEVERVDVDVDGRSVLAGGDARGTNYLLVGTDTRPGFTQNLADTILVLRTGDGPARMLSLPRDLFVPIPGRGIEGRINSSYNGGPTSLIRTVQESVGIPIDRYIEINFVSFAGLIDAVGGVTINFPNPAVDTKSGLNVQQSGDVRLDGTQALAYVRSRTYQEVIDGQVQPSDGLADLSRVQRQQTFLRAVLNEAGSSRNPFELDEIGQALIGGLRVDNHMELVDALRFAWTMGRLDPQQTELPVSFVPGESYVVLRQPEAAAVIGTFAG; encoded by the coding sequence ATGGTGCCGGTGATCCTCTTCGTGGTGGGCGTGGCCCACGGCCTGGTGGCGGTGGCCACCGTGTCGGCCTTCCGGGGCCGGCGCGTCCTGCGCCCCGACGGCCGGGTGGGGCGGCGCCGGGGCCCGGTGCGGATCCTGCTCGGCCTGGTGGGCCTGGGCGTGGTGGCCGCCCTGTTGGCCGTCGAGCTGGGCTGGTTCTACGCCAACCGCCAGTTCGACGAGGTGGAGCGGGTGGACGTGGACGTGGACGGCCGCAGCGTCCTGGCCGGCGGCGACGCCCGGGGCACCAACTACCTGCTGGTGGGCACCGACACCCGGCCCGGCTTCACCCAGAACCTGGCCGACACCATCCTGGTGCTGCGCACCGGCGACGGCCCGGCCCGCATGCTGTCGCTGCCCCGGGACCTGTTCGTGCCCATCCCGGGCCGGGGCATTGAGGGGCGCATCAACTCCTCCTACAACGGCGGGCCCACGTCCCTCATCCGCACCGTGCAGGAGTCGGTGGGCATCCCCATCGACCGCTACATCGAGATCAACTTCGTCAGCTTCGCCGGCCTGATCGACGCCGTGGGCGGGGTCACCATCAACTTCCCCAACCCGGCCGTCGACACCAAGTCGGGCCTGAACGTGCAGCAGTCCGGCGACGTCCGCCTGGACGGCACCCAGGCCCTGGCCTACGTGCGCAGTCGGACCTACCAGGAGGTCATCGACGGCCAGGTCCAGCCGTCCGACGGCCTGGCCGACCTGAGCCGGGTCCAGCGCCAGCAGACGTTCCTGCGGGCCGTGCTGAACGAGGCCGGTTCCAGCCGCAACCCGTTCGAGCTGGACGAGATCGGCCAGGCCCTCATCGGGGGCCTGCGGGTCGACAACCACATGGAGCTGGTGGACGCCCTGCGCTTCGCCTGGACCATGGGCCGCCTGGACCCGCAGCAGACCGAGCTGCCGGTCTCGTTCGTGCCCGGCGAGAGCTACGTGGTGCTCCGCCAGCCCGAGGCGGCGGCGGTCATCGGCACCTTCGCCGGCTAA
- the modA gene encoding molybdate ABC transporter substrate-binding protein, with translation MVPSTPALRRPIAVLAVLLLLLGAAACSDDSPDGAGSTGGEEISGTVTVFAAASLTDVFTALGQAFEEAHPEATVELGFGPSSGLVTQVTEGAPADVIATAAEPDMEDLVDADVLAGAPVPFATNRLEIAVPPGNPAGVDGLDDLADEDLVVALCNEEVPCGRFARQALEGVAVEPSIDSDEEDVRALLTKVEAGEVDVGIVYETDVVAAGDAVEGIAIPADQNVTATYPIATVGDTDHAAGAAAFVAFVLSDEGRVALAAAGFGAPPGAG, from the coding sequence ATGGTCCCCTCCACCCCCGCCCTCCGCCGCCCGATCGCCGTCCTGGCCGTCCTCCTGCTGCTGCTCGGCGCGGCCGCCTGCTCGGACGACTCCCCCGACGGCGCCGGCTCGACCGGGGGCGAGGAGATCAGCGGCACCGTCACCGTGTTCGCCGCCGCCTCCCTCACCGACGTGTTCACCGCCCTGGGCCAGGCCTTCGAGGAGGCCCACCCCGAGGCCACCGTCGAGCTCGGCTTCGGCCCCAGCTCGGGCCTGGTCACCCAGGTCACCGAGGGGGCGCCGGCCGACGTGATCGCCACCGCGGCCGAGCCCGACATGGAGGACCTGGTCGACGCCGACGTCCTGGCCGGCGCCCCCGTGCCCTTCGCCACCAACCGGTTGGAGATCGCCGTCCCCCCCGGCAACCCGGCCGGCGTCGATGGCCTGGATGACCTGGCCGACGAGGACCTGGTGGTGGCCCTGTGCAACGAGGAGGTCCCCTGCGGCCGCTTCGCCCGCCAGGCCCTGGAGGGGGTCGCCGTGGAGCCCTCCATCGACAGCGACGAGGAGGACGTCCGGGCCCTGCTGACCAAGGTCGAGGCCGGGGAGGTCGACGTGGGCATCGTGTACGAGACCGACGTGGTGGCGGCCGGCGACGCCGTGGAGGGCATCGCCATCCCCGCCGACCAGAACGTGACCGCCACCTACCCCATCGCCACCGTGGGCGACACCGACCACGCCGCCGGGGCCGCCGCCTTCGTCGCCTTCGTGCTCTCCGACGAGGGCCGGGTGGCCCTGGCCGCGGCCGGCTTCGGCGCCCCGCCCGGCGCCGGGTGA
- a CDS encoding ABC transporter permease yields MTPGPTRPHPGAEPAAGRVPRALVPLAGLAVAFLVLPLVGLLQRAPWSDLGTVARSPEVGDALRLSLATALASTAVVVTLGVPLAWVLARSPFPGRRLVRALVTLPMVLPPVVGGAALLFALGRNSPLGRWLDGTLGITLPFSTAGVVIAQSFVALPFLVVTVEGALRAGDRGLEEAATTLGAGRWTVLRRVTLPQVGPSLVAGAVLAWARALGEFGATITFNGSLQGRTQTMPLAVYQALQRDQGAAIVLSLVLVAVSLLVLVALRDRWTRAL; encoded by the coding sequence ATGACGCCGGGCCCCACCCGTCCCCACCCGGGCGCCGAGCCGGCCGCCGGGCGGGTGCCCCGCGCCCTGGTGCCGTTGGCCGGCCTGGCCGTGGCCTTCCTGGTGCTGCCGCTGGTGGGCCTGCTCCAACGGGCACCGTGGTCCGACCTGGGCACGGTGGCCCGCTCCCCGGAGGTGGGCGACGCCCTGCGCCTGTCCCTGGCCACCGCCCTGGCCAGCACGGCGGTGGTGGTGACCCTGGGCGTGCCCCTGGCCTGGGTGCTGGCCCGCTCGCCCTTCCCCGGCCGGCGACTGGTGCGGGCCCTGGTGACCCTGCCCATGGTCCTGCCCCCGGTGGTCGGCGGGGCCGCCCTGCTCTTCGCCCTGGGCCGCAACAGCCCGCTCGGGCGGTGGCTGGACGGCACCCTGGGCATCACCCTCCCCTTCTCCACCGCCGGCGTGGTCATCGCCCAGAGCTTCGTGGCCCTGCCCTTCCTGGTGGTCACCGTGGAGGGCGCGCTCCGGGCCGGCGACCGGGGCCTGGAGGAGGCGGCCACCACCCTGGGCGCCGGGCGGTGGACGGTGCTGCGCCGGGTGACCCTGCCCCAGGTCGGCCCCTCGCTGGTGGCCGGGGCGGTGCTGGCCTGGGCCCGGGCCCTGGGCGAGTTCGGCGCCACCATCACCTTCAACGGCAGCCTCCAGGGCCGGACCCAGACCATGCCCCTGGCCGTGTACCAGGCCCTCCAGCGCGACCAGGGGGCAGCCATCGTCCTCAGCCTGGTGTTGGTGGCCGTGTCCCTGCTGGTGCTGGTGGCCCTGCGGGACCGCTGGACCCGGGCCCTGTGA
- a CDS encoding pyridoxamine 5'-phosphate oxidase family protein, translated as METINLGIDDDLPPVDWSTIVERIADGSPPAPDAHNARTTWLTTLNDDGSPHVTAVGALWLDGTFWFQTGAGTKKHHNVERDRRCSIAVSIRDADVVVDGHASRVTDPADVARASQGWADGGWPAEPDTDGTGITAPFNAPAQGPPPWHVYRMEPRSATVVLGVEPGGLTRFRF; from the coding sequence ATGGAGACCATCAACCTGGGTATCGACGACGATCTGCCGCCGGTCGATTGGAGCACCATCGTCGAGCGGATCGCCGACGGTTCGCCGCCCGCGCCCGACGCCCACAACGCTCGCACGACGTGGCTCACGACGCTGAACGACGACGGGAGCCCGCATGTGACCGCGGTGGGGGCACTTTGGCTCGACGGCACCTTCTGGTTCCAGACCGGTGCCGGCACGAAGAAGCATCACAACGTCGAGCGCGACCGGCGCTGCTCGATCGCGGTGTCGATCCGTGACGCCGACGTGGTCGTCGACGGCCACGCCTCCCGGGTGACGGACCCCGCCGACGTGGCACGGGCGTCCCAGGGCTGGGCGGACGGCGGATGGCCGGCCGAACCCGACACCGACGGAACGGGGATCACCGCACCCTTCAACGCGCCGGCGCAGGGCCCACCGCCGTGGCATGTGTATCGCATGGAGCCCCGCTCTGCGACCGTGGTGCTAGGAGTCGAACCCGGCGGGCTCACGCGCTTCAGGTTCTGA
- a CDS encoding GNAT family N-acetyltransferase produces MAATPETRAYAGDVVLSDGGTVHVRPIRPEDGPRILRFHERQSPESIYFRYFSPRPRLTTADIDRLTRVDGLDRMAFVGIINDELVGVARYDRYPSRSVAEVAFFTDDDHAGRGMATVLLEYLAAAARDVGITAFTAQVLPSNRRMLGVFKQVGFEVTSRFADGVIEVEFPIEPTEEAMAAMAERARRAEARSVARILAPRSVAVIGASRRPDSLGQAVFRRLLAGELEGPVYPVNPEADVVASVRAHPSILDVPDEIDLAIVVVPADQVPDVVEQCGRKRVQGLVVISAGFAEAGPEGADRERALVEQVRRLGLRLVGPNTMGIVNTAPGVRLLATFAEVAPRPGRVAVSSQSGTIGAAVLRRLEQLGLGVSSFVATGNKADVSGNDLLQYWETDAATDVVVLYLESFGNPRNFARIARRVGRAKPIVAVKAGSVLAHRQPGGEAGGTSEEVTDTLLAQTGVIRVDTLDQLFDVTRVLVDQPLPAGRRVAVLSTYWGPAVLGTDACVAAGLELAVPGPGLRPVLGPGGRVGNPVELAEEAGPAEVAAAMGALLADPGVDALLVLHAPRLAGDVGAMARAVGEAAATSGTAKPVVASFLGAVLPGDRPAGAVPVFDFPEAAAHALGRVARYREWRTRQTGVVPDLHGVDAEAAAALVAGWLGGPGPAGERHAPLGEALALLACAGLHPVAQQVVAGADEAVAAAERIGWPVALKALGVERPSRTEEGGVAVDLFTEAELRASYDRMAAHHGPAMASALVQDMAPHGVDVCVEVHQHPVLGSVLAFGPALGGSRARRILPLTDDDAAALVDGGSLAGDLGALDPAGRAALVDLLLRLSALADAVPEVASLRLSPVITSDHDAAITDVRLVLAPWDPDPQVRRLT; encoded by the coding sequence GTGGCTGCCACCCCCGAGACCCGGGCCTACGCCGGGGACGTGGTGCTGTCCGACGGCGGCACCGTGCACGTGCGGCCCATCCGCCCCGAGGACGGCCCCCGCATCCTGCGGTTCCACGAGCGGCAGTCCCCCGAGAGCATCTACTTCCGCTACTTCAGCCCCCGGCCCCGGCTCACCACCGCCGACATCGACCGGCTGACCCGGGTCGACGGCCTGGATCGGATGGCCTTCGTCGGCATCATCAACGACGAGCTGGTGGGGGTGGCCCGCTACGACCGCTACCCGTCCCGCTCGGTGGCCGAGGTGGCCTTCTTCACCGACGACGACCACGCCGGCCGGGGCATGGCCACCGTGCTGCTCGAGTACCTGGCCGCCGCGGCCCGCGACGTGGGCATCACCGCCTTCACCGCCCAGGTCCTGCCCAGCAACCGGCGCATGCTGGGCGTGTTCAAGCAGGTGGGCTTCGAGGTGACCAGCCGCTTCGCCGACGGCGTGATCGAGGTCGAGTTCCCCATCGAGCCCACCGAGGAGGCCATGGCGGCCATGGCCGAGCGGGCCCGGCGGGCCGAGGCCCGCTCGGTGGCCCGCATCCTGGCGCCGCGGTCGGTGGCGGTCATCGGCGCCTCGCGCCGGCCCGACAGCCTGGGCCAGGCCGTGTTCCGCCGCCTCCTGGCCGGCGAGCTGGAGGGGCCGGTGTACCCGGTCAACCCCGAGGCCGACGTGGTGGCCAGCGTCCGGGCCCACCCCTCGATCCTGGACGTGCCCGACGAGATCGACCTGGCCATCGTGGTCGTCCCGGCCGACCAGGTGCCCGACGTGGTGGAGCAGTGCGGCCGCAAGCGGGTGCAGGGCCTGGTGGTCATCTCGGCCGGCTTCGCCGAGGCCGGGCCCGAGGGCGCCGACCGGGAGCGGGCCCTGGTCGAGCAGGTCCGGCGGCTGGGCCTGCGCCTGGTTGGCCCCAACACCATGGGCATCGTCAACACCGCCCCCGGGGTGCGCCTGCTGGCCACCTTCGCCGAGGTGGCGCCCCGGCCCGGCCGGGTGGCGGTGTCGTCCCAGTCGGGCACCATCGGCGCGGCCGTCCTGCGCCGCCTGGAGCAGCTCGGGCTGGGGGTCTCGTCCTTCGTGGCCACCGGCAACAAGGCCGACGTGTCGGGCAACGACCTGCTCCAGTACTGGGAGACCGACGCGGCCACCGACGTGGTCGTCCTGTACCTGGAGTCCTTCGGCAACCCCCGCAACTTCGCCCGCATCGCCCGCCGGGTGGGGCGGGCCAAGCCCATCGTGGCCGTCAAGGCGGGCAGCGTCCTGGCCCACCGCCAACCCGGGGGCGAGGCCGGGGGCACCAGCGAGGAGGTCACCGACACCCTGCTGGCCCAGACCGGCGTGATCCGGGTCGACACCCTGGACCAGCTCTTCGACGTCACCCGGGTGCTGGTCGACCAGCCCCTGCCGGCCGGGCGCCGGGTGGCCGTGCTCTCCACCTACTGGGGGCCGGCGGTGCTGGGCACCGACGCCTGCGTGGCCGCCGGGCTGGAGCTGGCCGTCCCGGGCCCCGGCCTGCGCCCCGTGCTGGGCCCCGGGGGACGGGTCGGCAACCCGGTCGAGCTGGCCGAGGAGGCCGGGCCGGCGGAGGTGGCGGCGGCCATGGGGGCCCTGCTGGCCGACCCCGGTGTCGACGCGCTGCTGGTCCTGCACGCTCCCCGCCTGGCCGGCGACGTGGGGGCCATGGCCCGGGCGGTGGGCGAGGCGGCGGCCACGTCGGGGACGGCCAAGCCGGTGGTGGCCTCGTTCCTGGGCGCGGTGCTGCCGGGGGACCGGCCGGCCGGCGCGGTCCCGGTCTTCGACTTCCCCGAGGCCGCGGCCCACGCCCTGGGCCGGGTGGCCCGCTACCGCGAGTGGCGGACCCGCCAGACCGGGGTGGTGCCCGACCTGCACGGGGTGGACGCCGAGGCGGCCGCGGCCCTGGTCGCCGGCTGGCTCGGGGGCCCCGGCCCGGCCGGCGAGCGCCACGCCCCCCTGGGCGAGGCCCTGGCCCTGCTGGCCTGCGCCGGCCTGCACCCGGTGGCCCAGCAGGTGGTGGCCGGGGCGGACGAGGCGGTGGCCGCGGCCGAGCGCATCGGGTGGCCGGTGGCCCTCAAGGCCCTGGGGGTGGAACGGCCCAGCCGGACCGAGGAGGGGGGCGTGGCCGTCGACCTGTTCACCGAGGCCGAGCTGCGAGCCTCGTACGACCGCATGGCCGCCCACCACGGGCCGGCCATGGCCTCGGCCCTGGTCCAGGACATGGCCCCCCACGGCGTGGACGTCTGCGTGGAGGTGCACCAGCACCCGGTGCTGGGCTCGGTGTTGGCCTTCGGCCCGGCCCTGGGCGGGTCGCGGGCCCGGCGCATCCTGCCCCTGACCGACGACGACGCCGCCGCCCTGGTGGACGGGGGCTCGCTGGCCGGCGACCTCGGTGCCCTGGACCCCGCCGGCCGGGCCGCGCTGGTCGACCTGCTGCTGCGCCTGTCGGCCCTGGCCGACGCCGTGCCCGAGGTGGCCTCGCTCCGCCTCTCCCCGGTGATCACCTCGGACCACGACGCCGCCATCACCGACGTCCGCCTGGTCCTGGCCCCCTGGGACCCCGACCCCCAGGTCCGCCGCCTGACCTGA
- a CDS encoding helix-turn-helix transcriptional regulator produces the protein MPSLTPGQVADLAGVSTDTVRRWADDGRLPTTRDAKGHRAIDGADLARFLVDRAAAAAAADGAPGLSARNRFRGIVTRVVTDGVAATVELQAGPHRIVSLITAEAVDELGLAPGVVADAAVKATDVLVDLARP, from the coding sequence GTGCCCTCGCTGACGCCAGGACAGGTGGCCGACCTGGCCGGGGTCAGCACCGACACGGTGCGGCGCTGGGCCGACGACGGGCGCCTCCCCACCACCCGGGACGCCAAGGGCCACCGGGCCATCGACGGCGCCGACCTGGCCCGCTTCCTGGTCGACCGGGCCGCGGCCGCGGCGGCGGCCGACGGGGCCCCCGGCCTCTCGGCCCGCAACCGCTTCCGGGGCATCGTGACCCGGGTCGTCACCGACGGCGTGGCCGCCACCGTGGAGCTCCAGGCCGGGCCCCACCGGATCGTGTCGCTCATCACCGCCGAGGCCGTCGACGAGCTGGGCCTGGCCCCGGGCGTGGTGGCCGACGCGGCGGTGAAGGCCACCGACGTGCTGGTCGACCTGGCCCGCCCCTGA
- a CDS encoding FHA domain-containing protein, with amino-acid sequence MVDLLALVAGAAVGVLVGVAVLGIRRGSAPRPAPAPRRAPAAPTAPPAPVPAAAGAGHAIRVNRPASAPAAVPTAPVAAAVPTAPMAAAGPSPVAGRLEVEGAQAPVALGDEPVTIGRGADQVLRVHDERASRAHAVVRRRAKGGWELADAGSANGTQLNDHRIPDGRVAPLRDGDRIGVGGTTITYREGGGDPDPTDRRPPADPDATRIA; translated from the coding sequence GTGGTGGACCTCCTCGCTCTCGTGGCCGGCGCGGCCGTCGGCGTGCTGGTCGGCGTGGCCGTCCTCGGCATCCGCCGCGGCTCGGCCCCGCGGCCCGCCCCCGCCCCCCGCCGGGCCCCGGCTGCGCCCACCGCGCCACCGGCCCCGGTCCCGGCAGCGGCCGGTGCCGGCCATGCGATCCGGGTCAACCGCCCCGCCTCTGCCCCCGCGGCCGTCCCCACCGCGCCCGTGGCCGCCGCCGTGCCCACCGCGCCGATGGCGGCGGCCGGCCCGAGCCCCGTGGCCGGCCGGCTGGAGGTGGAGGGCGCCCAGGCCCCCGTGGCCCTGGGTGACGAGCCGGTCACCATCGGCCGGGGCGCCGACCAGGTGCTCCGGGTCCACGACGAGCGGGCCAGCCGGGCCCACGCCGTGGTCCGCCGCCGGGCCAAGGGGGGCTGGGAGCTGGCCGACGCCGGCTCGGCCAACGGCACCCAGCTCAACGACCACCGCATCCCCGACGGGCGGGTGGCGCCCCTGCGCGACGGCGACCGCATCGGCGTGGGCGGCACCACCATCACCTACCGCGAAGGCGGTGGCGACCCGGACCCCACCGACCGCCGGCCCCCGGCCGACCCCGACGCCACCCGGATCGCCTGA